The following is a genomic window from Sulfitobacter pontiacus.
ACGCCAAAGAGATAATGCGCCTGCGCCTTGTCCAAAGGAACGGATTGCCCCTGCCCCAACGGATGATCTACATAAAGTCTGATTTTCGCGTTCATGGGCACAGATATATGTACGACACCTCGCCGACACCAGATGGGAATGATGCGACACGCGTGGTCGATGCCCCTGCGGACAATTGGGTCGACCGTTTTGCGCCGCGTTTCACCCGCCCCTACCTGCGGCTCAGCCGCGCCGACCGCCCTATTGGCACCTGGCTGTTGCTGCTGCCCTGCTGGTGGGGGCTGACGCTGGCGATGCTGTTTGACCAGCAACCGCGCTGGTTTGACCTGTGGATCTTCATCGGCTGCGGTGCCGGTGCTTGGCTGATGCGCGGCGCGGGGTGCACGTGGAACGACATCACCGACCGGCATATCGATGGCAAGGTCGCCCGCACGCGGTCACGCCCCATCCCCTCGGGTCAGGTCAGCGTCAAAGCTGCGCTGGCATGGATGATCGCACAGATGCTGATCGCGCTTGGCATTTTGCTGACCTTCAACGGGGCTGCCATCGCCCTTGGTGTGCTGGCCCTGCTGCCCGTCGCCGTTTACCCTTTTGCCAAACGTTTCACGTGGTGGCCGCAGGTTTTCCTTGGCATCGCCTTTAACTGGGGCGCGCTGCTGGCCTGGACCGCCCATACCGGCAGCCTCGGCGCGCCTGCGGTGGTGCTCTATGCTGCGGGAATCGCGTGGACGCTGTTCTATGACACGATCTATGCCCATCAGGACAAGGAAGATGACGCCCTGATCGGGGTCAAATCCACAGCCCGCCTGTTCGGAGACAATACCGGCCATTGGCTGCGGCGCTTCCTGATCGCCACCGTGGGCCTGATGGGGCTGGCGGTGATCTTTGCCCTGCGCGATTCCGCATCCTTTCTGGCGATGGTCATCGCCCTTGGCGGGCCTTGGGCAATGGGGTGGCATATGGCGTGGCAGCTGCGTGGTATCGACATCAACGACAACGACAAGCTTCTACGCCTGTTTCGTGTGAACCGCGATACCGGCATGATCCCGCTGGTGTTTTTTGCCGCAGCCCTGCTGGTGTGATTGCACCCCTGCCCCCTCGGGCGTATCAAAGGCTCCAA
Proteins encoded in this region:
- the ubiA gene encoding 4-hydroxybenzoate octaprenyltransferase, whose amino-acid sequence is MYDTSPTPDGNDATRVVDAPADNWVDRFAPRFTRPYLRLSRADRPIGTWLLLLPCWWGLTLAMLFDQQPRWFDLWIFIGCGAGAWLMRGAGCTWNDITDRHIDGKVARTRSRPIPSGQVSVKAALAWMIAQMLIALGILLTFNGAAIALGVLALLPVAVYPFAKRFTWWPQVFLGIAFNWGALLAWTAHTGSLGAPAVVLYAAGIAWTLFYDTIYAHQDKEDDALIGVKSTARLFGDNTGHWLRRFLIATVGLMGLAVIFALRDSASFLAMVIALGGPWAMGWHMAWQLRGIDINDNDKLLRLFRVNRDTGMIPLVFFAAALLV